Proteins from one Trichoplusia ni isolate ovarian cell line Hi5 chromosome 4 unlocalized genomic scaffold, tn1 tig00001290_group3, whole genome shotgun sequence genomic window:
- the LOC113506193 gene encoding stromelysin-3-like: MSLPRCGVRDKVGFGESRAKRYALQGSRWRVKNLTYKISKYPSKLNRAEVDAELAKAFSVWSDYTDLTFTQKRSGQVHIEIRSGSYVYFMY, encoded by the exons ATGTCATTGCCAAGGTGTGGAGTGCGAGACAAGGTGGGCTTCGGAGAGAGCCGAGCCAAACGATATGCACTGCAGG GTTCAAGATGGCGTGTTAAGAACCTGACTTACAAGATCTCGAAGTACCCGTCGAAGTTGAACCGCGCGGAGGTGGACGCCGAGCTTGCCAAAGCCTTCTCAGTGTGGTCTGACTACACAGACCTTACCTTCACGCAGAAGAGGTCCGGACAAGTCCACATCGAAATCAGGTCAGGATCttacgtatattttatgtattaa
- the LOC113506194 gene encoding LOW QUALITY PROTEIN: transcription termination factor 5, mitochondrial-like (The sequence of the model RefSeq protein was modified relative to this genomic sequence to represent the inferred CDS: deleted 3 bases in 3 codons), with protein LFKVPWRKYHDIPFIDFYKKTTGHTISQDYLQVLKKRHPHIDEITQDRLQCTLQILEKFNITPEEACNNLHVFSMNPITMDNYAEILKECGFVTISPQHIIKYHTFVQHRKIIQLKKEGLLPPNMELEQFILDKFQEWPDSCKSLQKFPDSTSTILTIRVSILERFLHWKLSVTPEQFEKYCRNYLPLKHRPMSDIQEAISIAQNKIKFDNEGIKRNGFIISADPMHTKLILENVGSIAGLDICDALKKEPAILKNNYNSIIQVRNVLEEYRISDEAQRRCLKVFCMRPETVRERLEEFTNLKEYQVLKTNPRILFLVIHKKKMMNRLTKMQTAKKQCFSLNHLVSSTKIFENYISSFGDKVCGRDIAIIISSSLSKLPSVNNSVSLEQSILIQLRRHKYWLHVAMTSIDETLTFLKKKFDDQTIFNNCQIVLYPMSVVQHYIDNLLNKRKHKNDNDESNTDLHYNYLNIDSLTDDQILSLVLYEIEKKYHFSGDGIWSTQEAMKVNSQKELLNRANIKVSGLSIGNLYK; from the exons ttatttaaagtaccgTGGAGAAAATATCACGACATACCGTTTATAGacttttataagaaaactaCAG gACACACAATATCTCAAGATTATTTACAAGTCTTAAAAAAGAGGCACCCACACATAGACGAAATAACACAGGACCGATTACAATGTACTCTGCAAATATTAGAAAAGTTCAATATTACTCCG GAAGAGGCTTGCAACAACCTTCATGTTTTCAGTATGAACCCCATCACTATGGATAACTACgctgaaatattaaaagaatgtGGCTTTGTTACAATATCTCCACAACATATTATCAA GTACCACACGTTTGTACAACAccgaaaaataatacaattgaaaAAAGAGGGTTTGCTTCCACCAAACATGGAATTAGAACAATTTATATTAGACAAATTTCAAGAATGGCCCGACAGTTGTAAGAGTTTACAGAAGTTTCCAGATTCCACCTCAACTATTT TAACAATTCGTGTAAGTATTTTGGAGAGGTTCTTACATTGGAAGTTATCAGTAACACCggaa caatttgaaaaatactGTAGAAACTACCTGCCTTTGAAACATAGGCCAATGTCAGACATCCAAGAAGCCATCAGTATAGCgcagaataaaattaagtttgacAATGAAGGAATTAAAAGAAACGGTTTTATTATATCTGCTGATCCTATGCATACAAAGCTTATACTGGAGAATGTAGGCAGTATTGCAGGTTTGGATATTTGCGACGCTTTAAAAAAAGAACCGGCCATTTTGAAGAATAACtataattcaattattcaaGTTAGGAATGTATTAGAG GAATACAGAATATCAGACGAAGCTCAAAGACGTTGTTTGAAGGTT TTCTGCATGCGCCCGGAAACTGTTAGAGAGCGTCTCGAAgaatttactaatttaaaagaataccaagtattaaaaacaaatcctagg ATCCTCTTCCTGGTAATACATAAGAAGAAAATGATGAACCGCCTAACCAAGATGCAGACTGCAAAAAAACAGTGTTTCAGTCTTAATCATTTAGTGTCGTCaaccaaaatatttgaaaa TTACATAAGCAGTTTTGGCGACAAAGTCTGCGGGAGAGatatagcaataataatatcatcgtcGCTAAGCAAACTGCCATCTGTGAACAACAGCGTTTCTCTTGAGCAAAGCATATTAATCCAGCTGAGACGACACAAGTACTGGCTGCATGTAGCTATGACCTCCATCGACGAAACCCTGACGTTTCTCAAGAAAAAGTTCGATgatcaaactatttttaataattgccAGATTGTTTTATATCCAAt GTCGGTAGTACAACACTACATAGACAACCTGCTAAATAAACGTaaacacaaaaatgataatGACGAGTCCAACACTGATTTACATTACAACTACTTGAATATAGACAGCCTGACTGACGATCAGATTCTAAGTCTGGTGCTATATGAAATTGAGAAGAAGTACCATTTTAGTGGAGACGGTATCTGGTCTACTCAGGAAGCAATGAAAGTAAACTCACAAAAAGAACTACTGAACCGAGCCAACATCAAAGTTTCAGGATTGAGCATTGGaaatctttacaaataa